A portion of the Pseudomonas koreensis genome contains these proteins:
- the folD gene encoding bifunctional methylenetetrahydrofolate dehydrogenase/methenyltetrahydrofolate cyclohydrolase FolD: MTAQLIDGKSIAASLRQQIAQRVAERRQQGLRTPGLAVILVGSDPASQVYVSHKRKDCEEVGFLSQAYDLPSDTTQDALTDLIDRLNDDPAIDGILLQLPLPEHLDASRLLERIRPDKDVDGFHPYNVGRLAQRIPLLRPCTPKGIMTLLESTGADLYGMDAVVVGASNIVGRPMAMELLLAGCTVTVTHRFTKDLAGHVGRADLVVVAAGKPGLVKGEWIKEGAIVIDVGINRQDDGKLVGDVVYETALPRAGWITPVPGGVGPMTRACLLENTLYAAETLHV; the protein is encoded by the coding sequence CAACGAGTTGCCGAGCGTCGCCAGCAAGGCCTGCGCACCCCCGGCCTCGCGGTGATCCTGGTCGGCAGCGATCCTGCCTCTCAGGTTTATGTCTCGCACAAGCGTAAAGACTGTGAAGAGGTTGGCTTCCTCTCTCAAGCCTACGACCTGCCCTCCGACACCACTCAGGACGCCCTGACCGATCTGATCGATCGCCTCAATGACGACCCGGCCATCGACGGCATTCTGCTGCAGCTGCCTCTGCCCGAACACCTCGACGCATCCAGATTGCTGGAACGCATCCGCCCGGACAAAGACGTCGACGGCTTCCACCCATACAACGTCGGTCGCCTGGCCCAGCGCATCCCACTGCTGCGTCCGTGCACGCCGAAAGGCATCATGACCCTGCTGGAAAGCACTGGCGCTGATCTTTACGGGATGGACGCTGTGGTCGTCGGCGCCTCCAATATCGTCGGTCGCCCGATGGCCATGGAACTGCTGCTGGCCGGCTGCACCGTCACCGTGACCCACCGCTTCACCAAGGACCTGGCCGGTCACGTCGGCCGCGCTGATCTGGTGGTCGTTGCCGCCGGCAAGCCGGGCCTTGTCAAGGGCGAGTGGATCAAGGAAGGCGCGATCGTGATCGACGTCGGCATCAACCGTCAGGACGACGGCAAGCTGGTCGGTGACGTCGTCTACGAAACCGCCCTGCCACGCGCCGGCTGGATCACTCCGGTACCGGGCGGCGTCGGCCCGATGACCCGCGCGTGCCTGCTGGAAAACACCCTGTACGCGGCAGAAACCCTGCACGTCTGA
- the pbpG gene encoding D-alanyl-D-alanine endopeptidase, with protein MKIRLSILSLFFAVTGTFITPTINAAETTAVPRDASTLKIASGSALLMDMQTNKVIYSSNPDVIVPIASVSKLMTGLVVVEARQNMDEWIDVDIRNTPEMKGVFSRVKLKSELPRREMLLIALMSSENRAAASLAHHYPGGYAAFIAAMNAKAKALGMTSTHFVEPTGLSERNVSTARDLSKLLVAAHKQPLLVQLTTTKEKTVAFRKPNYTLGFRNTDHLVNKADWDIKITKTGFTNPAGHCLVLVTKMSNRPVALVILDAFGKYTHFADASRIRSWVETGRSANVPAVAQQYKADKNLKSRQSGVVEAAK; from the coding sequence GTGAAAATTCGTCTCTCGATTCTGAGCCTGTTTTTTGCTGTCACAGGCACATTCATCACGCCAACGATCAACGCTGCGGAAACCACCGCTGTCCCACGTGACGCTTCGACCTTGAAGATCGCCTCCGGCAGCGCCCTGCTCATGGATATGCAGACCAATAAAGTCATTTACTCCAGCAACCCTGACGTGATCGTGCCGATCGCCTCTGTCAGCAAGCTGATGACTGGCCTGGTGGTGGTTGAAGCTCGACAGAACATGGACGAATGGATCGATGTCGATATCAGGAATACCCCGGAAATGAAGGGTGTGTTCTCCCGGGTCAAACTCAAGAGTGAACTGCCGCGCCGCGAGATGCTGCTGATCGCCTTGATGTCTTCGGAAAACCGCGCTGCCGCCAGCCTTGCGCATCACTACCCGGGCGGCTATGCAGCTTTTATTGCGGCGATGAACGCCAAGGCCAAAGCACTGGGCATGACCAGCACCCACTTCGTGGAACCGACCGGGCTGTCGGAGCGTAACGTTTCCACCGCCCGCGACCTGAGCAAATTGCTGGTGGCCGCGCACAAGCAACCGCTTCTCGTGCAACTGACCACCACCAAGGAAAAGACCGTGGCGTTCCGCAAGCCCAACTACACCTTGGGCTTTCGCAATACCGATCATCTGGTCAACAAGGCCGATTGGGACATCAAGATCACCAAGACTGGCTTCACCAACCCGGCCGGCCATTGCCTGGTGCTGGTGACGAAGATGAGCAACCGCCCGGTCGCCCTGGTGATTCTCGATGCGTTTGGCAAGTACACACATTTTGCCGATGCCAGTCGCATCCGCAGCTGGGTGGAAACCG